A stretch of Pseudomonas sp. 7SR1 DNA encodes these proteins:
- a CDS encoding oxidoreductase — translation MYLTPQHVLLAGATGLTGEHLLDRLLNEPTISRVLAPSRRPLAEHPRLENPVGEPADVLPRLDGQVDIAFCCLGTTLKKAGSEQAFRAVDLDLVVAFAKRARELGARHLIVISALGADPKSSIFYNRVKGEMEAALKAQDWPQLTICRPSLLLGERPEPRLAEQLAGPLSKLIPGKYHGIEACQLARAMWRLALEEQDGVRVVESDELRKLGK, via the coding sequence ATGTACTTGACGCCTCAGCATGTCTTGCTCGCCGGCGCTACCGGGCTGACCGGGGAACACCTACTGGACCGGTTGCTCAACGAACCGACCATCAGCCGGGTCCTGGCGCCTTCACGCCGGCCATTGGCGGAGCACCCGCGCCTGGAAAACCCGGTCGGGGAGCCGGCCGACGTACTGCCGCGACTCGACGGCCAGGTCGATATCGCCTTTTGCTGCCTCGGCACGACCCTCAAGAAAGCCGGCTCCGAACAGGCCTTCCGCGCGGTGGACCTGGACCTGGTCGTCGCGTTTGCCAAGCGTGCCCGGGAACTGGGGGCCCGGCACCTGATCGTCATCAGCGCCTTGGGGGCCGATCCAAAATCGTCGATCTTCTACAACCGGGTCAAAGGCGAGATGGAAGCGGCGCTCAAGGCCCAGGACTGGCCGCAACTGACCATCTGCCGGCCTTCCCTGCTGCTGGGGGAACGGCCCGAGCCTCGCCTGGCCGAGCAACTGGCCGGCCCCTTGTCGAAGCTGATCCCGGGCAAGTACCACGGCATCGAAGCCTGCCAACTGGCCCGCGCCATGTGGCGCCTGGCCCTGGAAGAGCAGGATGGGGTGCGGGTGGTGGAGTCGGATGAGTTGCGCAAGCTGGGCAAGTAG
- a CDS encoding C13 family peptidase → MRSLAPLALTLLLTACGDGESLLPPDARLPDGGRYRGELVNGLLQGQGRVDYPNGSWYAGQFDQGQWHGNGEWHGSNGEVYRGQFQHGLFHGQGSLSTPNSSYSGGFKHGRRDGEGTLKENGMTYRGEFKADRYSGLGRLELADGSQYQGPFTNGKPNGEGQRLDAAGNQFTGNFVDGQLQGRGTFNSADGDVYVGGFKDNQLSGRGRYENADGDVWIGQFKEGALTGKGELIGADGSHYRGQFNEWRFTGQGRLNLPDGSFYIGQFENDSYNGRGTLALTDGTVQSGIWANGQRVRDADGKPLPDVLELGLLAQGRLLDDALADIPASTAAVELYSLTLGGDGKQSVFLRESDYVANMLTSRFGAFGQIRLVNHRDHLGDRPMATRESLRRAARTLAERSGPEDLVFIYLTSHGTSEHELVLDQPRMELADLPADELAAVLAPLKNRDKIVVISACYSGGFIPALKDERTLIMTASRADRVSFGCSEEANFTYFGDALFAQALNQTDDLEQAFKLAKATVAEREQADNFEASEPQIWAPRTVLSHWQLLRKQQARKALQSTALNDEGQKSN, encoded by the coding sequence ATGCGCTCACTTGCTCCCTTGGCCCTGACCCTCTTGCTGACTGCCTGCGGCGACGGCGAATCGCTGCTGCCGCCCGACGCTCGCCTGCCCGATGGCGGCCGCTACCGCGGTGAGCTGGTGAACGGCCTGCTGCAAGGCCAGGGGCGCGTCGACTACCCCAACGGCAGCTGGTACGCCGGGCAGTTCGACCAAGGCCAATGGCATGGCAACGGGGAATGGCACGGCAGCAACGGCGAGGTCTATCGCGGCCAGTTCCAGCATGGGCTGTTCCATGGCCAGGGCAGCCTGAGCACGCCCAACAGCAGCTACAGCGGCGGGTTCAAGCACGGCCGGCGAGACGGGGAAGGCACGCTCAAGGAAAACGGCATGACCTACCGCGGCGAATTCAAGGCCGACCGGTATTCAGGCCTCGGACGCCTTGAGCTCGCCGATGGCAGCCAGTACCAGGGGCCCTTCACCAACGGCAAGCCCAACGGAGAAGGCCAACGCTTGGATGCCGCCGGCAATCAGTTCACCGGAAACTTCGTCGACGGCCAGCTGCAAGGCCGGGGCACCTTCAACAGCGCCGATGGCGATGTCTACGTCGGCGGGTTCAAGGACAACCAGCTCAGCGGCCGCGGTCGCTACGAAAACGCCGATGGCGATGTCTGGATCGGCCAGTTCAAGGAAGGCGCCCTCACCGGCAAGGGCGAACTGATCGGTGCCGATGGCAGCCATTACCGCGGTCAATTCAATGAATGGCGTTTCACCGGCCAGGGCCGCCTGAACCTGCCCGATGGCAGCTTCTACATCGGCCAGTTCGAAAACGACAGCTATAACGGTCGCGGCACCCTGGCGCTCACCGACGGCACGGTACAGAGCGGTATCTGGGCCAATGGCCAGCGGGTGCGCGACGCCGACGGCAAACCGCTGCCGGATGTACTCGAACTCGGCCTGCTGGCCCAGGGCCGGCTGCTGGACGACGCACTGGCCGACATCCCCGCCTCGACGGCAGCGGTGGAGCTCTACAGCCTGACCCTGGGCGGCGACGGCAAGCAGAGCGTGTTCCTGCGCGAATCCGACTATGTCGCCAACATGCTCACCAGCCGCTTCGGTGCGTTCGGCCAGATCCGCCTGGTCAACCATCGCGACCACCTGGGCGACCGTCCCATGGCCACCCGCGAAAGCCTGCGGCGCGCCGCCCGCACACTGGCCGAGCGCAGCGGCCCGGAAGACCTGGTGTTCATCTACCTCACCAGCCATGGCACCAGCGAACACGAACTGGTCCTGGACCAACCGCGCATGGAACTGGCCGACCTGCCCGCCGATGAACTGGCGGCGGTGCTGGCGCCCCTGAAAAACCGCGACAAGATCGTGGTGATCTCGGCCTGCTACTCAGGGGGTTTCATTCCGGCCCTCAAGGACGAACGCACCCTGATCATGACCGCTTCCCGGGCGGACCGGGTGTCCTTCGGCTGTTCCGAGGAGGCCAACTTCACTTATTTCGGCGATGCGCTGTTCGCCCAAGCACTGAACCAGACCGACGACCTGGAACAGGCTTTCAAGCTGGCCAAGGCCACCGTTGCCGAACGGGAACAGGCGGACAATTTCGAAGCCTCCGAACCGCAGATCTGGGCGCCCAGGACGGTGCTTTCCCACTGGCAACTGCTGCGTAAACAGCAGGCGCGCAAAGCATTGCAAAGTACCGCACTGAACGACGAGGGCCAAAAGAGCAACTAA
- a CDS encoding MaoC family dehydratase — MPYVPVAALKDYVGKELGRSEWLSIDQDRINLFAEATGDFQFIHVDPVKAAQTPFGSTIAHGFLSLSLMPKLMEDILILPEGVKMVVNYGLDSVRFIQPVKVDSRVRLKVDLVDVTEKKPGQWLLKATATLEIEGSDKPAYIAEPLSLCFV; from the coding sequence ATGCCCTATGTGCCTGTTGCAGCGCTCAAAGATTATGTCGGCAAGGAACTGGGACGTTCCGAATGGCTGAGCATCGACCAGGACCGCATCAACCTGTTCGCCGAAGCCACTGGTGACTTCCAGTTCATTCACGTCGATCCGGTCAAGGCGGCACAGACCCCGTTCGGCAGCACCATTGCCCACGGGTTCCTGTCGCTGTCGCTGATGCCCAAGCTGATGGAAGACATCCTGATCCTGCCCGAGGGCGTGAAGATGGTGGTCAACTACGGACTCGACAGCGTGCGTTTCATCCAGCCGGTGAAAGTCGATTCCAGGGTCCGGCTCAAGGTCGACCTGGTGGACGTGACCGAGAAAAAACCCGGCCAATGGCTGCTCAAGGCCACCGCCACGCTGGAAATCGAAGGCTCGGACAAACCGGCCTACATCGCCGAGCCCCTGTCGCTCTGCTTCGTGTGA
- a CDS encoding CidA/LrgA family protein: MLLRGLTWLVLFQLLGTAINHLFLPVLPGPIIGLLLLLGYLVMRGEVSEPLSLAASSLLRYLPLLLVPPAVGVMVYARAIAADFWAIVGALTLSLVFSVALTGVLMQRLARRHAPAPEDSQ, encoded by the coding sequence ATGCTGTTACGGGGCCTGACCTGGCTGGTGCTGTTCCAATTGCTGGGCACCGCCATCAATCACTTGTTCTTGCCGGTGCTGCCGGGGCCGATCATCGGCCTGCTGCTGTTGCTGGGTTACCTGGTCATGCGGGGCGAGGTCAGCGAGCCGCTGAGCCTGGCCGCCAGCAGCCTGTTGCGGTACCTGCCCTTGCTGCTGGTGCCGCCGGCGGTGGGGGTGATGGTCTATGCCCGGGCCATCGCCGCCGACTTCTGGGCCATCGTCGGGGCGCTGACGTTGTCGCTGGTCTTCTCCGTGGCGCTGACCGGCGTGCTGATGCAGCGCCTGGCCCGGCGTCACGCTCCGGCGCCGGAGGACTCGCAATGA
- a CDS encoding LrgB family protein translates to MMLDWQGAWTSVIHHPLFGIGITLGAYQLVLAAFEKTRWIFLQPVLMSMLVLIGVLVGCGISYAEYRKSTEILSILLGPATVALAVPLYLNLRRIRQLFWPIFTTLVIGGVFATGSAVLLGWALGAEHMILMTMAPKSVTSPIAMLVAEQIGGVAAMAAVFVLITGVLGAILGPGILDRLGVRSPEARGMALGLTAHAVGTSVALQESEESGAFAALAMSLMGVATAVLLPLVVSMTV, encoded by the coding sequence ATGATGCTCGATTGGCAAGGCGCCTGGACCTCGGTGATCCATCATCCACTGTTTGGCATCGGCATCACCCTGGGTGCCTATCAACTGGTGCTGGCAGCGTTCGAAAAGACCCGCTGGATATTCCTGCAACCGGTGTTGATGTCGATGCTGGTGCTGATCGGTGTGCTGGTCGGTTGCGGCATCAGCTACGCCGAATACCGCAAGAGCACCGAGATCCTCAGCATCCTGCTGGGCCCGGCCACGGTCGCCCTGGCGGTGCCGCTGTATTTGAACCTGCGGCGGATCCGGCAATTGTTCTGGCCGATTTTTACTACGCTGGTGATAGGCGGAGTGTTCGCCACCGGGTCCGCAGTGCTGCTGGGGTGGGCGTTGGGGGCCGAGCATATGATCCTGATGACCATGGCGCCCAAGTCGGTGACATCGCCGATCGCCATGCTGGTGGCCGAGCAGATCGGCGGCGTGGCGGCCATGGCCGCGGTGTTCGTGCTGATCACCGGCGTGCTGGGGGCGATCCTGGGGCCGGGCATCCTGGACCGCCTGGGCGTGCGCAGCCCTGAGGCGCGGGGCATGGCGTTGGGCCTGACGGCCCATGCGGTGGGCACTTCGGTGGCATTGCAGGAAAGCGAGGAGTCCGGAGCCTTCGCGGCGCTGGCGATGAGCCTGATGGGCGTGGCCACGGCGGTGCTGCTGCCGCTGGTTGTATCGATGACCGTCTAA
- a CDS encoding LON peptidase substrate-binding domain-containing protein codes for MTLPLFPLNTVLFPGCILDLQIFEARYLDMIGRCMKQGEGFGVVCILDGQEVGIAPQGYARVGCEARITDFSQQDNGLLGIRVQGARRFIVHSSTVQPDQLTVAEVEWLEEEPEQPLQDEDADLVALLKALAEHPMVEALNMGTEATGQQSLANQLAYLLPFNELDKLDLLQLDDPQQRLDAIQALLDELQGELFA; via the coding sequence ATGACGTTGCCGCTTTTCCCGTTGAACACGGTGCTGTTTCCCGGGTGCATCCTCGATCTGCAGATTTTCGAGGCGCGCTACCTCGACATGATCGGCCGCTGCATGAAGCAAGGTGAGGGGTTCGGGGTGGTGTGCATCCTCGATGGCCAGGAAGTCGGTATCGCGCCGCAAGGCTACGCGCGGGTCGGCTGTGAAGCGCGGATCACCGACTTTTCCCAGCAGGACAACGGCCTGCTGGGGATTCGCGTGCAGGGCGCACGCCGCTTCATCGTGCACAGCAGCACGGTGCAGCCGGATCAACTGACGGTCGCTGAAGTGGAGTGGCTGGAGGAAGAGCCGGAGCAACCGTTGCAGGACGAGGACGCCGACCTGGTGGCGTTGCTCAAGGCCCTGGCCGAGCATCCGATGGTCGAGGCGCTGAACATGGGCACCGAAGCGACCGGCCAGCAATCGCTGGCCAACCAACTGGCCTACCTGCTGCCGTTCAATGAGCTGGACAAGCTCGACCTGCTGCAGCTCGACGATCCCCAGCAGCGCCTGGACGCCATCCAGGCCTTGCTCGACGAGTTGCAGGGCGAACTCTTCGCCTGA
- a CDS encoding bifunctional DedA family/phosphatase PAP2 family protein — MGPWLDSITGWLAANPQWLAVAVFIVACVECLAIAGLIVPGTVLLFAVAVLAGSGALSLGETLLLGLLGGLLGDLVSYFLGRHFHQNIRRLPGLRHHPEWMSAAENYFQRYGIASLLVGRFIGPLRPMLPMVAGMCDMPFPRFAAVSLLAAAGWSVAYLLPGWATGAAFRLPLPEGFWPQAGVVIGSIAVMIGLSVNSSLRRHRHAAALIAGLGLVILIGLFIGFRYLSAFDQGLMALVQEHRSPNLDEIAVTFTLIGEFRYMLIFSVLLTVLLLVARQWRQAIFAGSTMLITALANTGLKHFFARMRPEILTEPLTSYSMPSGHASGSFAMFLALAVLAGRGQPPRLRLTWLLLGCMPALAIALSRVYLGVHWPSDILAGAMLAACVCAAMLWLSQRQAPLQAMPPKIWWLVLPALVAGFSFFALRHLPHGMLRYAY; from the coding sequence ATGGGCCCATGGCTCGATAGCATCACAGGATGGCTGGCCGCCAACCCGCAATGGCTTGCGGTAGCGGTATTCATCGTTGCATGTGTGGAATGCCTGGCAATCGCCGGGCTGATCGTGCCGGGTACCGTGCTGCTGTTTGCGGTGGCGGTGCTGGCCGGCAGCGGCGCGCTGTCCCTGGGCGAGACGTTGCTGCTGGGCCTGCTGGGGGGCTTGCTCGGGGACCTGGTGTCGTATTTCCTGGGGCGGCACTTCCACCAGAACATCCGGCGCCTGCCGGGGCTGCGCCATCACCCGGAATGGATGAGCGCCGCGGAAAACTATTTCCAGCGCTACGGCATCGCCAGTCTGCTGGTGGGCCGCTTCATCGGCCCGCTGAGGCCGATGCTGCCGATGGTGGCCGGGATGTGCGACATGCCGTTCCCGCGCTTTGCCGCCGTCAGCCTGCTGGCCGCGGCGGGCTGGAGCGTGGCGTACCTGCTGCCGGGCTGGGCCACCGGGGCGGCGTTTCGCCTGCCGCTGCCCGAAGGCTTCTGGCCCCAGGCCGGCGTGGTTATCGGCAGCATCGCCGTGATGATCGGCTTGAGCGTCAACAGCAGCCTGCGCCGCCATCGACATGCCGCGGCATTGATCGCCGGCCTGGGCCTGGTGATCCTGATCGGCCTGTTCATCGGGTTCCGCTACCTGAGCGCCTTCGACCAGGGCCTGATGGCGCTGGTCCAGGAGCATCGCAGCCCGAACCTGGATGAAATCGCCGTGACCTTCACGCTGATCGGCGAATTCCGCTACATGCTGATTTTCAGCGTACTGCTTACCGTCCTGCTGCTGGTGGCACGTCAATGGCGACAGGCAATCTTCGCCGGTTCGACGATGCTGATCACCGCCTTGGCCAATACCGGACTCAAGCATTTCTTCGCCCGCATGCGTCCGGAAATCCTCACCGAACCCCTGACCAGCTACAGCATGCCCAGCGGCCATGCCTCCGGCTCGTTCGCGATGTTCCTGGCCCTCGCCGTCCTGGCCGGGCGTGGCCAGCCGCCGCGCCTGCGCCTGACCTGGCTGTTGCTGGGCTGCATGCCGGCCCTGGCCATCGCGCTGTCACGGGTATACCTCGGCGTCCACTGGCCGAGCGACATCCTGGCTGGCGCCATGCTCGCCGCCTGCGTCTGCGCCGCCATGCTGTGGCTGAGCCAGCGCCAGGCGCCGCTGCAGGCCATGCCGCCGAAGATCTGGTGGCTGGTCCTGCCGGCCCTGGTGGCGGGGTTCAGCTTCTTTGCATTGCGACACCTGCCCCATGGGATGCTGCGGTATGCCTATTAG
- a CDS encoding DNA-3-methyladenine glycosylase, translated as MTDSPSTPTALPHAFFDRDAQVLAQDLLGKVIRHKVGELWLSARIIETEAYYFAEKGSHASLGYTEKRKALFLDGGHIYMYYARGGDSLNFSAQGPGNAVLIKSAYPWVDGISGPQSLAQMLLNNPDAQGRPRTPQKLCAGQTLLCKALGLKVPDWDARRFDPERLLVEDVGVPTVNVIQTTRLGIPLGRDEHLPYRFVDAAYAPWCTRNPLRRGQVEGRDYFLLG; from the coding sequence ATGACCGACTCGCCTTCTACGCCCACTGCCCTGCCCCACGCCTTCTTCGATCGCGACGCCCAGGTACTGGCCCAGGACCTGCTGGGCAAAGTCATCCGCCACAAGGTTGGCGAACTGTGGCTCAGCGCGCGGATCATCGAGACCGAGGCGTATTACTTTGCCGAAAAAGGCAGCCACGCCTCGCTGGGCTACACGGAAAAACGTAAGGCTTTGTTTCTGGATGGCGGACACATCTATATGTACTACGCCCGGGGCGGCGATTCGCTGAACTTCAGCGCCCAGGGCCCGGGTAACGCCGTGTTGATCAAATCGGCCTACCCTTGGGTCGATGGCATTTCCGGACCCCAGAGCCTGGCGCAGATGCTGCTCAACAACCCCGACGCCCAGGGTCGCCCGCGCACGCCGCAAAAGCTCTGCGCCGGCCAGACCCTGCTGTGCAAGGCCCTGGGTCTGAAAGTGCCGGACTGGGATGCCAGGCGCTTCGACCCCGAACGCCTGCTGGTGGAGGACGTGGGCGTACCGACGGTCAATGTGATCCAGACCACCCGCCTGGGCATCCCATTGGGGCGCGACGAACACTTGCCCTATCGCTTCGTCGATGCGGCCTATGCCCCCTGGTGCACCCGTAACCCGTTGCGACGCGGCCAGGTCGAAGGTCGCGACTATTTTTTGCTTGGATGA
- a CDS encoding glutamate-5-semialdehyde dehydrogenase has translation MTESVLDYMTRLGRAAREASRIIGRASTAQKNRALQAAANALDAARAELSAANELDLAAGRANGLEPAMLERLALTPARIDGMIVGLRQVAALPDPVGAIRDMSYRPSGIQVGKMRVPLGVVGIIYESRPNVTIDAASLCLKSGNATILRGGSEAIHSNRAIAACIQRGLAEAGLPAAVVQVVDTTDRAAVGALITMPEFVDVIVPRGGKGLIERISRDARVPVIKHLDGICHVYVSAHADLPKAQRIAFNAKTYRYGICGAMETLLVDQAVARDFLPPMAAQLREKGVELRGCERTRAVIEAVAATQEDWDTEYLAPILSIRVVDGLDEAIEHINRHGSHHTDSIVSEHQGETRRFVAEVDSASVMINIPTCFADGFEYGLGAEIGISTDKLHARGPVGLEGLTCEKYIVVGDGQLRGQEPV, from the coding sequence ATGACTGAGTCCGTTCTTGACTACATGACCCGCCTGGGTCGCGCCGCTCGCGAAGCGTCGCGCATCATCGGCCGGGCCAGCACCGCGCAGAAAAACCGCGCCCTGCAGGCCGCCGCCAATGCGCTGGACGCTGCGCGCGCCGAGCTGTCCGCCGCCAACGAGCTGGACCTGGCCGCCGGCCGGGCCAACGGCCTCGAGCCGGCCATGCTCGAGCGTCTGGCGCTGACGCCGGCCCGCATCGACGGCATGATCGTCGGTCTGCGCCAGGTCGCGGCACTGCCGGATCCGGTGGGGGCGATCCGCGACATGAGCTATCGCCCGTCGGGCATCCAGGTCGGCAAGATGCGCGTGCCCCTGGGCGTGGTCGGGATCATCTACGAGTCGCGGCCGAACGTGACCATCGATGCGGCGAGCCTGTGCCTGAAGTCCGGTAACGCGACCATCCTGCGTGGCGGTTCCGAGGCGATTCATTCCAACCGTGCCATTGCCGCCTGCATCCAGCGCGGCCTGGCCGAAGCCGGCCTGCCGGCGGCCGTGGTGCAAGTGGTGGACACCACCGACCGCGCCGCTGTCGGCGCGCTGATCACCATGCCCGAGTTCGTCGATGTCATCGTGCCTCGTGGTGGCAAGGGGTTGATCGAGCGGATCAGCCGCGACGCCCGCGTGCCGGTGATCAAGCACCTGGACGGCATCTGCCACGTCTATGTCAGTGCCCACGCCGATCTGCCCAAGGCCCAGCGTATCGCCTTCAATGCCAAGACCTATCGCTATGGCATCTGCGGCGCGATGGAAACCCTGCTGGTGGACCAGGCCGTGGCCCGGGACTTCCTGCCGCCCATGGCTGCACAGTTGCGCGAAAAAGGCGTCGAGCTGCGCGGTTGCGAGCGCACCCGCGCGGTCATCGAGGCCGTTGCGGCCACCCAGGAAGACTGGGACACCGAGTACCTGGCGCCGATCCTGTCGATCCGCGTGGTCGACGGGCTGGATGAAGCCATCGAGCACATCAATCGCCACGGCTCGCACCACACCGACTCGATCGTCAGCGAGCACCAGGGCGAAACCCGGCGCTTCGTGGCCGAGGTGGACTCGGCGTCGGTGATGATCAATATCCCGACCTGCTTCGCCGACGGTTTCGAATACGGATTGGGTGCCGAGATCGGCATTTCTACTGATAAGCTGCACGCCCGCGGCCCGGTGGGCCTCGAAGGCCTGACCTGCGAGAAGTACATTGTGGTCGGTGACGGCCAGTTGCGCGGACAGGAGCCGGTCTGA
- the nadD gene encoding nicotinate-nucleotide adenylyltransferase, with amino-acid sequence MTTAPRRIGILGGTFDPVHIGHLRGALEVADALGLDELRLTPSARPPHRGTPQVSAQDRLAMVECAVAGVPPLVVDARELQRDKPSYSIDTLELMRAELAADAQVFLLLGWDAFCGLPTWHRWEELLQHCHILVLQRPDADSEPPDALRNLLAARSVSDPLALKGPSGQIAFVWQTPLAVSATQIRQLLASGKSVRFLVPDAVLAYIDAHGLYRASN; translated from the coding sequence ATGACAACCGCGCCCCGGCGCATCGGCATCCTGGGCGGCACGTTCGATCCGGTGCACATCGGCCATTTGCGCGGTGCGCTGGAAGTCGCCGATGCCCTGGGCCTCGATGAGCTGCGCCTGACGCCCAGCGCCAGGCCGCCGCACCGGGGAACGCCGCAGGTATCGGCACAGGACCGTCTGGCGATGGTCGAGTGCGCGGTGGCAGGTGTGCCGCCGCTGGTGGTGGACGCCCGCGAATTGCAGCGGGACAAGCCGTCCTACTCCATTGACACCCTGGAGCTGATGCGTGCCGAACTGGCCGCCGATGCCCAGGTTTTCCTGCTTCTGGGCTGGGACGCATTTTGCGGCCTGCCTACTTGGCATCGCTGGGAGGAGTTGCTCCAGCATTGCCACATCCTGGTGTTGCAGCGCCCGGATGCCGACAGCGAGCCGCCGGATGCCTTGCGCAACCTGCTGGCGGCCCGCTCGGTGAGCGACCCGCTGGCCCTGAAGGGGCCGAGCGGACAGATTGCATTCGTCTGGCAGACGCCGCTCGCGGTATCCGCCACCCAGATCCGTCAACTGCTGGCCAGCGGTAAGTCGGTACGTTTCCTGGTGCCCGACGCGGTCCTGGCCTACATCGATGCGCACGGGCTGTACCGTGCGTCGAACTGA
- the rsfS gene encoding ribosome silencing factor, translating into MTNKDTVIENPMVKVIVDALEDVKAQDIQVLDVREKQSITDYMIIATGTSNRQINAMLEKVREEVKKKGLKPLGEEGKGDSDWVLLDLDIAIVHMMTASARQFYDLERLWAGAEQSRAADARHHSPENTHEHFTKLNKDQQ; encoded by the coding sequence ATGACGAACAAAGACACCGTAATCGAGAACCCGATGGTCAAAGTGATCGTCGATGCCCTGGAAGACGTGAAGGCCCAGGACATCCAGGTTCTGGATGTTCGCGAAAAGCAAAGCATCACCGACTACATGATCATCGCCACCGGTACCTCCAATCGCCAGATCAACGCGATGCTGGAAAAGGTCCGTGAAGAGGTGAAGAAAAAGGGCCTCAAGCCTCTGGGCGAAGAAGGCAAGGGCGACAGCGACTGGGTACTGCTGGACCTGGACATCGCCATCGTGCACATGATGACCGCCTCGGCACGCCAGTTCTACGACCTGGAGCGCCTGTGGGCCGGTGCCGAGCAGAGCCGTGCGGCCGATGCCCGTCACCACAGCCCGGAAAACACCCATGAGCACTTCACCAAGCTCAACAAAGACCAGCAATAA
- the rlmH gene encoding 23S rRNA (pseudouridine(1915)-N(3))-methyltransferase RlmH, with the protein MRLRLIAVGSRMPKWVEEGWHEYAKRLPSELALELVEIPLNTRGKNADVARFIRQEGEAMLAKVGPNERIVTLEVHGKPWSTEQLAVELDRWRLDSRTVNFMVGGPEGLAPEVCARADQRWSLSPLTLPHPLVRILIGEQLYRAWTVLSGHPYHK; encoded by the coding sequence GTGCGACTGCGCCTGATCGCCGTCGGTTCCCGCATGCCCAAGTGGGTCGAAGAGGGCTGGCATGAATATGCCAAGCGTCTTCCGTCCGAGCTGGCCCTGGAACTGGTGGAAATTCCGCTCAACACCCGTGGCAAGAACGCCGACGTGGCGCGCTTCATCCGCCAGGAAGGCGAAGCCATGCTGGCCAAGGTCGGGCCGAACGAGCGGATCGTCACCCTGGAGGTCCATGGCAAGCCCTGGAGCACCGAGCAACTGGCGGTGGAGCTCGATCGCTGGCGGCTGGATTCGCGCACGGTGAACTTCATGGTCGGCGGTCCGGAAGGGCTGGCGCCGGAAGTCTGTGCCCGGGCCGACCAGCGCTGGTCGTTGTCGCCCCTGACGTTGCCGCACCCGCTGGTGCGGATCCTGATCGGTGAACAGCTGTATCGTGCCTGGACAGTCCTGTCCGGGCATCCTTACCACAAGTAA